In the Natronoglycomyces albus genome, CTCCGAGCTGGTCCCCGACCTGTTGCGCCAGTTGGGGTGCGGCGGTGTTGCCAGCCGAGTCTTGGGCGGTGATGGCGTCGACTCCGACGATGGCGGCCGCGCCGAATCCCAGCACTAGGGTGATCAGGTAGAACGAGCCGATGAGTCCGATGCCCCAGTTGACGGATTTACGCGCCGCGCGTGAGTCGGGGACGGTGTAGAAGCGTATGAGGATGTGGGGCAGCCCCGCTGTTCCCAGGACCAAGGCCAGTCCCAGGCTGATGAGGTCGAGCTTGTGCCACATGGTTTGGATGGGGTCGCCCGCGACTTCGACGCCGTATCGCAGCCCTGGTTCGAGGAATGCCTGGCCTGCCCCGGAGGCGTCGGCGGCGTCGTTCATGAGCGCGCCGAGGTTGAAGTTGTAGATGGACAGGACCAGGATGGTCAGCAGGAAGGCCCCGCCCAGGAGGACGGCGGCTTTGATGATTTGCACCCAGGTGGTGCCCTTCATCCCGCCGAAGCTGACGTAGACGATCATGAGCAGTCCAATAAGGACGATGCCGCCGATTTTGGCTTGGTCGGCGCTCAAGCCCAGATACGTTTCGCCTTCTTGAATCCCCAGCAGCAGGGCGATGAGTGCGCCAGCGCCCACCATCTGGGCCAACAGGTAGAAGATCGACACGGTCATGGTGGAGACCGCGGCGGCGGTGCGCACGGGCCGCTGTTGCATCCGGTAGGACACCACGTCGGCCATCGTGAATCGTCCGGAGTTTCGCAGTAGTTCCGCCACTAGGAGGAGTGCTACGAGCCAGGCGACGAGGAATCCGATGGAGTAGAGGAATCCGTCGTAGCCGAATAGGGCGATCATGCCGGCGATACCGAGGAAGGAGGCGGCGGACATGTAGTCCGAGCCGATGGCGAAGCCGTTTTGCATGGGGCTGAATTGGCGGCCGCCT is a window encoding:
- a CDS encoding solute symporter family protein, whose protein sequence is MMTFALDETDGSRAITLLLFGLMVATTLGITVWASRNTRDATDFHSGGRQFSPMQNGFAIGSDYMSAASFLGIAGMIALFGYDGFLYSIGFLVAWLVALLLVAELLRNSGRFTMADVVSYRMQQRPVRTAAAVSTMTVSIFYLLAQMVGAGALIALLLGIQEGETYLGLSADQAKIGGIVLIGLLMIVYVSFGGMKGTTWVQIIKAAVLLGGAFLLTILVLSIYNFNLGALMNDAADASGAGQAFLEPGLRYGVEVAGDPIQTMWHKLDLISLGLALVLGTAGLPHILIRFYTVPDSRAARKSVNWGIGLIGSFYLITLVLGFGAAAIVGVDAITAQDSAGNTAAPQLAQQVGDQLGGNTMAAILLAVIAAAAFAAILSTVAGLMIASSSSLAHDFYNSVLRKGKATEKEEVTVAKYCALGVGAVAIVLAIFAQGLNVAFLVALAFAIAASANLPTLLLSLFWKRFNTAGALWGIYAGLVSAVGLVIFSPTVSGHEGALIPHADFAWFPLENPGIVSIPLSLICAIVASLLSRERDEDKFAYLQVRALTGAGSH